GTTTTATAATAGGAAGATAAGGCTCTGCAGCCTTATAGGCTCCATAAGCTTTAATACCCATACTAAGATTTTCGTATAGATTTATTAAGTTGTAGTCTTTTAAATTTAGAGGAAGTTCTTCAAGAACAACTAAAAGCTGGAGGGAAATTCTATTAATAGCTCTAAGTAGTTTTTCTACACTGGTTTCAAGCAAGGGATTTTTTGATTCAGGCTGATATATCTTTGCAATATCTATTATTATCGCAAGAATATCTTTCCAAAGCATACCCCTTTGGAATTTATCGTCTTCAATGTATTTATTGGTTTTTATTTTATCAAAAAGAAGTTCAGTTCTTTTTTCTATAAGCTCTTGAACTTTCTGATCTTTAGCTATAAGCTCTGGATTTTCTTCTATATGTTCATCTATAATTTCGGAATCTTTTGGGAATTCCATCCATTCATGATAAGTGCTAAGTTGTTGAGTTAATTCAGTTTGCTTTTTTTGAATTTGAAGTGATCGTTTTTTTAAATCGTCTTCTATTTCTTTTTTTATTGTTTCAAATTCTTTTTCTTGTTCTATTAGGGCTTGCTTTGATGCTTCAAGCTTCATTCTTTCAGCTTTCAACCCAAGTTCTTCTGCGTTAAGCCTTCGTTTAAAAAAAAAAGTGCTTAAAAGAGTGATTACACCTGAACCATAAAGTATATATTTTATATTAGTTTGAATATCCTTAGAAAAATAAACGGTAATGAATATCCCCATTATTCCAATATTAACTAAAGCAATAGGAATAAAATACAATTTTGACTTACCCATAACTTAAAATATTCTTTTTTTCTGAAATGGTTAAAAATATTCAATAAAATAATACTCATAGATAACCGTGTTTTGTGTAGCATAATAATTGAAGGGGATATAAAAGTCAAAGAACTTTTTGAGGGCGTATGAATGAATCTGGGTAGGTATTTTTAATAAAAATTGATTTTTTAATTTTTTTTTGCTAAGTTTTTTTAAAGTCATTTGTTAGGTTCGAGATGGCCTTAATAATAGAAAAAATTATATATAATTGACAGGAGAAAAAATCAATTATGAAAAAACATTTTGCAATTATTTTGTTTTTCAGTATTTTTTTATTACATACCCAAGCTTTGTCAGAACCATTACACATCGTTACCCTGCAATATCCTCCCTATGAGTATGAAGAAAACGGAGAGATAAAAGGTATGGCAACGGAACTTATCAGAGAAGTATTTCGCCGTATGAACCAGCCCATCAAAATTGAACTATTGCCGTGGGCAAGAGCACTTACTATGATTGAATTAGGACAAGCTGATGCAATTTATACTGCCTATAAAACATCCGAAAGAGAACTTTTTGCAGATTACTCAAATCAAGTTTTAATGCCCCAAGTTGTTTCCCTCTTTGTATTAAAAGATAGCCCCATAACCTTTGACGGAGACTTTTCCAAAATACAAGGATATATCATTGGAACAGTGCTTAAAGTCAGCTATGGCGAACAATTTGATGAAGCAGTAAAAAATAAAGTAATTGATAGAATCCGCGTATCGTATTCAGGTGAAGAAAATATGCAAAAGCTTATGGATAAACAAATTGATATACTTGTTAGCAATAAATATGGTGCTATTTATATCCTCAAAAAGATAGGTAAGTTGGATAGTGTAAAGGAATTATCTCCAGCCGTTGCGAGCCCTTCAAGCTATATAGCGTTCTCTAAAAAACGAAACTTAACTTCTATAAGAAACCAATTTGATGAAAGACTTGCAGAAATGGAAAAGGACGGTACTTATGCTAAAATTATTGTTAATTTTTTTAAAGCGTTGGAATGATAATAATTGAATACTAAATAATTCAAAAGCTTAATCCAAAAAATATGACACGCCATTTCTATTTTTAAATAATAAAATTTAAATACATCTTTATTTCTATCCTTAATCAACTGAATTATGCGTCAGTTAATATTAAATTTTTCTATATAACGCTAAAATATGCTTTTATCTATTTTGTCTACCTTGCCTGCGTAAATTCTTTACTCAATAAAATAAAAAAAAATCCTTGCAATTCAATAATTATAATGTCATAAATGGTCTATTGGTCGTACCAATTTAAAAAGGAAATAGAATGAAAACAAAATTTGACCCAGTTGAAAAGATTAAAGCTTCTGAACAGGTTGCTGATATGTTATTGAAGTCTATTTTACAGGGAGAGATCCGTCCTGGGAATAAATTACCTCCAGAGCGAGTACTTGCAACGCAATTCAGCGTAACTCGGACTACTTTGCGTGAAGCTCTTAAAAAGCTTGAACAATTAAAGCTGATTGTTATTCGTCAGGGTCAGGGCATTATTGTTGAAGATTTTCATAATGCCAGCATAGATTTACTATTCTATTTACTAAAGGTAGATGGTGCAATCGATTTAAAAATTTTGGAAAATATTTTGGAAGCTCGTGAGCTTTTTGGGACAGATGTGGTAAGACTCGCGGCAAAAAGAGCTGATGAAAATGATATTAAACAAATGAGCGACTTGATGGCAAATTTGGTTAAAGCAACGGATCCAGCTACATTGCAGCAGTTAGATTTCGAATTTTTTCGACTACTCGCATTGGCCAGCAAAAATATGGTTTATATTCTTTTAATGAATACCATTAAGGTAATCCATGATAAACATTTAAAACTATTTTTACCCTTATCTTTGGAGTTAAATACATCAATACAGCAGCAAATATTGGAAGCTGTAAGGAATGGAGATGAGGAAAAAGCAGCTAAAAAAGCTGGAGAATTTTTACAAACCGGTATCGAGTTACTTAAATTTTTTAAGTCAACTTCGATGTAATGGCCTAATGTTTTGCTTGATGCCATTTAATTTTAACTTCTTATATTAAGTATTAAATTACTTCAAAAGGAGTGCAAAATGATAGAAAACCAAAATATTAATTATAAAACCGTGTCCAATGAAAATTTAAGAGTTTTAAAAATACAACGAACCTGCGTACATGATGGCCCTGGTATTCGTACTGTAATTTTTTTTGCAGGATGCAAATTGAGATGCTTATGGTGTCAAAACCCAGAATCAATATCCTTTCAATCGGATATAACCCATAATCCCAATTATTCCGTTGACGGAATAATGCAAATTATCATGAAAGATAAAGAATATTACTTGTCAAGCAAGGGTGGCGTAACATTGAGCGGTGGCGAACCCCTATGGCAGCATACGGATAGTTTGGTAAGTTTATTGAAATTGTTAAAAAATGAAAATATACACGTTTCTGTTGAAACCGCTTGTCATGTGCCTTGGGAAAATATTGAAAAAATCGCACCGTATATAGATTTATTTCTCGTTGATTTAAAGATTGTTGGTGATGATAACCTCCACATGAAATACACAAAACAAGATAGCAAATTAATCCATAATAATATTAAAAAACTTATTGATTTAAATGCCAATATTCAATTTCGAATGGTTATTGTGCCTGAATATAATGATACGGACAGCAACATAAAGGCTGCTACAGATTTTTTAAAATCTATTAATTATAATTCAATTGAATTGTTGAAATATCATAACATGTACGAAGTAAAGGCTAAGCATTTGGGATTATTGCAACAATCATTAAATATTACGAATGATCAAAGCGTTGCGGCCGTTAAACGTGCAGTCGAATTATTCAAATCCTTTAACATTGATGCTGATTGTGTTGAGCTAAGTTTTTCAAAAAGCAAACCAGCATCCTTTACAAAACGCGTGTATGATATTCAAAATGAGATTAGAGAAAGCGATTGTCACCTTTGTTTAGAAACAGCCACTCTTAAAACAAAATTTTATAAGAAAAATGGTTTTAATAAACCAACCCACATCCATAGAGCAGAACGTCTGGCTTATTTACTAAAAAATAAAACAATTGCGATTTATCCTAATGAATTAATAGTTGGTAATTTTACCTCTAAAAGAGTTGGAAGTAATGTATGGGAAGAATACTTTGGCATCGCCCTTGTTTCAATTATCCATCAAATCGATCGTCAAACACCAGTTTCATTTAAATGTTCTTTTAAGGATAAACTTAATTTTTATACTAACATATTTCCTTTTTGGGCAAAACATAGCCTTGCAAGTAGCGTCAATTCATCAGTATCAGATTGGTTGTTAGCGTTAGCTCGTTTATCTGAAATGAAAGTTGGATTTAACAATAATATGGCTGCAATAGCCCATTTTATTGTTAACCACAGCCGTATTCTTGAACTTGGAACTAGTGGCATTATCAATGAAATTAGAGCAAAAAAGGATGAAAATCCTAATGAAAAAAATGATTTTTATAATGGAGCTATTATAGCACTCAAGGGATTAGAAGCGTTCGCAGAACGATATGCAGACAACTTATTAATATTGAGCAAGAAGGAAAAGGATTCAAATCGTCGTGAAGAATTAGAAATAATGAGCAATATATGTCGGCATGTCCCTAAATATCCGGCTCGTACATTTCATGAAGCATTACAAAGCATATTATTTTTACAAATCGCACTTTGTACTGAGTCTTATGAAAATGCAATCTCTTTTGGACGGCTTGATCAAATATTATATACTTACTTTAAAAGGGATAAAGAAGGAGGCTTAATTACCTACGAAAAAGCGAAAGAATTATTAGCTTGCTTTATTCTTAAAATCGACGAAGTTGTTTTAGTAAATGATGGAGATACATATTTAAGAATTGGAAGACTTTTCGAAAGCCTTTCAACTGTCCAAACTGTAACCTTCGGAGGTCTTGATAAAGATGGACATGATGGCACTAATGACGTGACCTATATGCTATTAGATGTTTGCGAACTACAACCCCTCGGCGTAAATATGGCTGCGAGAATTCATAATGAAAGTCCCAACGCATATTTGGAAAGAATCGCGGAAGTCTATATTAATGGATCCCCCATGCCAGCTTTGTTTAATGATGGGATTTATGTTGAAACTTTAAGAAAGCATTATCCTACCTCTCTACAAAATGCGAGAAATTACTCAATAGTAGGATGTGTTGAGCCTGTTGCTTCAAATGATCATTTTGCTAATACGGATTGTGCTAATATGAACGTAGTCTTACCTTTTTTACAGGCTTTGAAAGGTGAAAAATCCGATTTATGGAATTATGGCTTATCTGATCAATCGAATAAAATCTTTACAAAATTGTTCAACTATACATTCAATGAGGGCAATAAATTTAATAAACGTATTACTCCGTTATTAAACAACGTCCAAAAAATATTAAAAAGAAAAGCTCGTTCATCTTCTTATGATCCACCTGCGAACATGGATGAATTGATTGAACGTTATCAACTCCGTATGAATCAATTGGCTTCTTCTGTATTGGAGGATCATTATAAAATTGAAAATTCACTTCGTCAAAAATTTACAACGCCTCTTGCTTCTTCTTTATTTGAGGGGTGTATTAAAAGTGGAAAAGATATATATGAAGGTGGTGCAAGTTTTAATAGCAGTGGTATTCAAGCGGTTGGTGTAACGGATGTTGCAGATTCTTTATTTGCTATTGATGAAGTTGTTTATAATAAAAAATTGTACAAAATTGATGAGGTCATTCAAGCAATTGATAGCAATTTTGAAGGAGAATATAATCAACAAATTAGAACAGAATTACAAAATGTGCCTAAATTTGGAAATGATGCTTCAACTGAAACCCAATCTTGGGTAAATAAAGTACTACAGATCTATGTGAATGCTTTGAATTCTGTAAAACTTTGTCCTCGCAACGGCATATATACGGCTGGATATTATGCTTTAAATGTAAATATCATTTACGGATCCAATACACCTGCATTGCCTTCAGGTAGATTAAGCGGAGTTCCTCTTGCTCATAGTATTGCGCCACATTATGGAATGCAAATGGTGGATTTAGTATCAGCGCTGAATTCTGTTGCTGCTGTTGATTTTATAAAATATGCTCCGAATGGAACAACTATTACATTCACTGTTGATTCAGCATTATTTCAAGGCGAATATGGAGTTACAAACTTAGCGGGTTTAATTAGCGCTTATTTTAAAAAAGGTGGTATGCAATTTCAACCTAACGTTATAAGTAAAGAAATTTTATTAGATGCATACAAAAATCCTGATAAACACAAATATCTTTTAGTTCGTATAGCTGGTTACTGTGCTTACTTTAATGATCTTTCCGATGAATTAAAAATAGCAATTATTAATAGAACTTGTTACTGTTAATTTATACTTTGCTATTAAAAAAATAATTTTTTTAAAAGTTATAATCAATATAGTATCCCTGTTCGATCCTGTAAGACCAATGCCAGCAAGCATTGCCGCAGAAATGGCTGAAGCTCCTTTTAGAGGTGATCATTATCATGCCTTATTTGCAACAGGCGTTATACTTTTTTTGTTTACTTTATTTTTTAACTTGATAGCTGATTATATCTCCCATAAGTATAAACAGGTTGGAGAAGCATCTTTATAATAATTTTGGAGAATATTTAATGAGCAACAACATAATACCTAATAACCCTTTTTACGAAAAAAAACGTAAAATAATTCAGGGTTTTTTATTTTTTCTCTTTAGAGCTGCAGCTTTTATTAATGGGTTAGTTTTAGCAATAATAGTTTTTTTTATGTTAAAAAATGGATGGAAAGCCATAAATTGGACATTTTTAACACAACCTCCAATGGATTCTATGACAAAAGGCGGCATACTTCCTTGTATAATCGGAACATTATGTCTGAGCTTAGGAGCAATGTTTTTTGCATTTCCAATAGGAGTTGCATCTGCGATTTATTTAAATGAATATGCAAAACCCAGCAAAGTTATTCGACTTATACGCCTTGGGATTAATAATTTAGCTGGCGTTCCGTCTGTTGTTTTTGGATTATTTGGTTTGGCGTTCTTTGTTACATATTTAAAGATTGGTGTCAGCATTTTATCTGGAGCGCTCACACTTGGAGCTATGTCTCTTCCTATTATAATCGGTTCTACAGAAGAAGCTTTGAAATCAGTTCCAAATACCTATAGAGAAGCATCATTAGGGCTTGGCGCAACAAAATGGCAGACAATTTATAAAGTTGTTCTTCCTGCGGCGCTTCCGGGTATACTTACGGGAGCAATACTTGGCGTAAGCAGAGTTGCGGGTGAGACAGCTCCGATAATGTTTACTGCTGCTGTTTTTTATACCCCTGATCTTCCTTCATCAATCTTTGATGAAATAATGGCTCTACCGTATCATATCTATGTTTTAGCTACAGCAGGCACAGAAATTGAAAAAACTCGTCACCTTCAATATGGAACAGCGCTTGTTTTAATAGCCTTAGTATTAGGCATGAACCTTGTCGCTATAATTTATAGAGCCCGATTAAGAAAACAAAGGCAATTATAATTTAATTTTAAAAAGGAAATAAGTAATCATGGGGCAAAATGTTAAGGATAATGAATCTGAGCCTGAAAAACCTTTAAAAATGTTTTCAAAAAACTTAAATTTTTATTATGGCAAAATTCAGGCTCTTTACGATATTACATTAGAATTTAAACAGAATGATGTTACAGCTCTCATTGGGCCATCAGGATGCGGAAAAAGTACATTTTTGCGTTGCTTAAATAGAATGAATGATCTGATCCCTATAGCTAAAGTTGAAGGATGTGTTCGTCTTGATAATTCCGATATATATAGATCTTCAGTTGATGTTGTTGCACTTAGAAGGCGTATAGGTATGGTTTTTCAAAAACCTAACCCTTTTCCTAAATCAATCTTTGAAAATGTAGCTTATGGCTTAAAAGTAAATGGGATTAAAGATAAAAAATATGTCTCACATAGAGTAGAAGAAAGCTTAGTTCAATCGGCATTATGGGACGAAGTGAAGGATCGGCTACATGAATCAGCATTAGGCCTGTCTGGTGGGCAGCAGCAACGTTTATGCATTGCAAGAGCTCTTGCCGTTAAACCTGAAGTAATTTTAATGGATGAGCCTGCTTCTGCTCTTGATCCAATAGCTACACAAAAAATTGAAGACTTGATTCATCAGTTAAAACAAGAATATACTATTATTATTGTTACTCACAATATGCAGCAGGCAGCTCGAGTATCAGACGTTACAGCCTTTTTTTATATGGGTAAACTAATTGAATCAGGAGAAACAGATTCTATATTTACAAGACCTAAACTTAAACAAACAGAAGATTATATAACCGGTAGATTCGGATGATAATAAAGTGAGGAATTATGCCAAAACATTTTCACAGGGAGCTTGAAAAGCTAAAAAAAAATATTCTTACACTCGGGGCAATGGTTGAAGAACGCGTAAAAATGGCAAGTATAACGATCGAAACTCGGGATACAGAACTTGCAAACAAAATTATACGTACGGATTACGAAATAGATGATATGGAAGTAGAGGTAGAGGAAGAATGCCTTAAAATTCTCGCCCTATACCAACCAGTAGCTGTTGATTTACGATTTTTAATAACCGTCATAAAAATAAACAATGACCTTGAGCGAATTGCCGATTTGGCTGTAAATATTGCCGAACGAATGTTAATAATAGCTAAATATGATAAGCATATTTTTACTTTTGATTATTCTCAAATGATAAAAAAAACCCAATATATGCTAAAAAAAAGCCTTGATTCCCTTGTTAATTTGGATACTGACAGCGCAATAGCTGTTTGCAATATGGACGACGAAGTTGATGCAATAAAAGATGAAGCTTATGATAAAATAAAAGATGCAATAAAAGAGAAACCGTCTTATGTTGGATATTTAATTAATCTGCTTCTTATATCAAGGCATCTCGAGAGAATTGCTGATCATACAACAAATATTGCTGAAGAGGTAGTTTATCTGGTTGATGGTGAAATTGTGAGACATGGCAAAGCAGATATAGAAAAAAATGAGATGAAAAAAAAAGGATGAGAGTTCATTTTAGCTTAAATAAACAGCATCCTTATTTAAACAAGATTCCCGCTTTAGCGGGAATGACATGCTACAATAAAATAATTGTTTAGAATTAAAATTAAGTATTTATGTATAAATACGCCTTTTTAAGCTCAAATATTCTGGAAATAGCATCTAAACTTTTTTGTCGAAGTTTTTCGTTTTTGAAACTTTCTTTAAATGCTTTAAATGCTATTTCTCTATTTGGGTTTTTATGGCATATAAGGGCTATGTCAATATCTGCTTCAATTATGCAGCCAAGAACTGTTTTTATATCAAAACCTTTTAAAGCGCCCATATCAAGGTCATCAGTCATAACAATTCCTTTAAAACCCATTTTTTCACGTAAAATATTGTAGGCAATTATTTTAGAAAGACTCGCTGGAAATTTATCATCAATTTGTGTGTAAAGAATATGGGAAAGCATTATGCCTGCAACATTATGATTAATAGAAGCCTGAAATGGAACAAGATCAGATGAAAAAAGAGTTTCACTATCAATGTCTAAATAAGGTAAATAAACATGGGAATCGAGTATAGTCCTTCCTATGCCCGGAAAATGTTTTCCTACAGCCATTATCCCATGCTCTTGAAGCTTGTCAATTATAATGCATCCCAATTGTGAGGTAATATTTATGTCATGGCTAAATGTTCGCTTAAACATTATTCCGCTTGTATTTATAGATTCTGGAACGATATCAAGTACTGGAGCCATGTCCATATTGACTCCAATGGATTTTAATTCAGAAGCTGTAGTTTCAGCAAATACTAAAGCATCATCTGTAGTTGTTATGTAAGGATTACCTTGAAATTCAGTGAACGGTTTTTTTAATCTTGCTACTTGACCACCTTCTTGATCAATAGAAATAAACAAAGCAGGTTGCCCGCATTTTTTAGCAAATTCTTGCATAGAAAAACATAAATCCTTAACTTGTTGAGGATTTTTAATATTTCTTGAAAAAAGTATAACGCCTCCAGCCTTAAGTTCATCTATTACAAACATTAAATCATCATTTAAAGTTGTTCCATCAAATCCTAAAATAAGTCTTTGCCCGGCTAATTGTTCATCCGATAATATTGAAGTATCTAAGTTCATGTCTTATCCTTATCGTTTCTTTTTTTGATATTTTATTACAGCTTTATTATGATCTTTTATATTATTTGAAAAATAGTGAGTTTTATTATTTTTTGAAACAAAAAAAATATAATCAGTATTTGATGGAAAAAGGGCAGCTTCAATAGAGCTAAAGCCAGGGTTTGCAATAGGCCCAGGAGGAAGACCTGACATCATGTAGGTATTGTAAGGAGTTGGTTCAGCTAAATCTTTTTTTGTTATATTGCCATTAAAATCTTTTATTCCATATATTACAGTAGGGTCGCTTTCGAGTCTCATTTTCTTTTTTAACCGATTATGAAAAACGGAAGATATAAGAGGACGTTCAGATTCATCCCCTGTTTCTTTTTCTATTATTGAGGCTATAGTTACAATCTGATGAATTGAAAATCCAAGGTTATCAGCTCTTTCAATAAATGCAGGAGTAAATTTTTCCCAAAACCGTTTTACCATGCAAGAAATAATTTGCTTTGGAGTTACATTTTTTTCAAAGTAATAAGTCTCTGGGAATAAATAGCCTTCAAAAGAATCACCTGGAATTTTCATTTCTTTTATAAAGTTTAAATCATTAGCGGCTTCAAGAAATTCACGAGCTGATGAAAAACCAGCGTTTTCCACAGATAGTGCAATCTGGCTTAAATTATAGCCTTCTGGAATTGTGAGCTTATAAAGTGCAATATCTCCGCTAACTATTTTTTTAATAATTTCATTCGGAGACATTAAAGTCGATAGCAAATATTCCCCTGCTTTAATTTTTCGATCAGCTTTTTTTATTCGAGCGAGTAGTTTAAACTTAAAAGGACTCTCTATAGCTCCTATTTTTATTAAATCAGCTATGATTGAATTTAAACTTTGACCCGGATATATATTTATTAAACTCTTCTTATCTTCATTGGAAGCAGGTCTGTTTGAATAGGAGTAAATTTCTAAAGCCGATAAACAACAAACAAACACTCCAATAATAAAAAATATTAAAATTAGAATTGCTATTTTTTTTTTCCCCACCCTTGATTCCTAAATTAATAGCTAAAGATATTATTAATAAATTTAATTTTTTCTAACTAAAAGCATTCTTTCATGCATTCTTTTTGCTCTTAAACAGAATGAATCCAATTTTGCCGTTATAAGCTGAGGAAAAGGGGAACCGTCACTTTCTATCGCTAAAAAAGGAAGGTCTTCCACAGCACTTAAAATAGAAAAAAGTGCTCCTGAAGCAGGGCTGATTTTAAGTTTATCTTCTTTGTTCATAGTCACATTAAGAATTGATTCAGAAAGCCTGTTGGGCATACATCCAAATGGGCCTATAGCTATAACGCCACAATTATGAACAGCAATATCGTGTAGAGCACTTCCGATTGTTAATACCGCTTCTCCTGTGAGATTTTTTGAAATATAGGGTGCTGAAGCATTGAGTATTGGTTTTAAAGAAAAAGGATGCGGATTAATAAGACCAGATGCACCTAAAATAGTTTTTATTTTTTTCTCGTATTTTGACATCATTAGTTTTTTTATTAAAAACTCAATTCTATTTTTAATAGACAATTTTGATGCAGCAAGCCCATGTTCAAGGAGATAATCCGAATATATAATCCATTCTGCAATTGACGCGCATACAGTTGCAAAACCTCTTTTCGCAAGTCTTTCTGTTATAAATTGCCGTGAAAGTCCTTCTCTCCTTACAAAAATTTCACCGGCAAGGGATATAACTGGAACTTCTTCAACCGGAATCTTCATTGGAATTTGGGCAAATTTTTTTGCGGAGGAATAAAGCTGCCTTTCAATGCCTTCAAAATCAAAAAATTCCAGAGATGCTAAAATTAATGCCCATTCCCTTTCAAAAACATCCATTGCATATTCAACGTTTTTGGAATTAGTTAGCAGCATTGACCTTATATCTTCTATAGCATCAGAAATCAGTACAGCCCACCAACTTCTTAAATAAAATTTATTTCCTAAACCTGCATAAGAATTTTCAGAAGTCAATGAAAACAAAGCTACATCATGTATTTCAAGCTTTCGCATTAAATTTTCCATAAATACATAATATTGGCCAAAACGGCATGGGCCTTCAGCAGTAGGCATGAAATATACAAGATTTTCGTCTTTTTTCTTTTCATTGTAAATATAGTTTAAAAGACTGCCAGTGGTCAATATAAGAGGGAGGCATTCTTTACAGGAAGTATTGCCTCTGCCGAGCTTTAAAACTTCTTCATCCGCCGGCGGATGAGCTATAGCATTAATTCCAAAATTTTTAAATGCCGATGCAAGAGACTCAGAAGCATATTTCCCAATAGACGGTAAAAGAAGGGTAACATTCGGATGAGTTATAGGTAATTTTTTGCCAGAAGGAAGTAAAATATTAATTTCATTTTTGGAAATAATGGTTTTTGCGATTTTAAGTTTATCTCTTTTGATTACAGTATTCTTGTTTGAAACTATTTGTCTGTAAGCCTGTATAATATCAATAAAGGCTTCTATCCTTGTTTCAACTCCAGCATCAGCTGTATGGCTGTCAAGCTCAAGAGTCAATGACGGTTTTTCTCCCATTATATCTCTAAAATAGCCTATAATAAATGAATCTGGTCCGCAGGAAAAATTTGTAATAAAAAGACCGAAAAGTTGAGGATGTTTTTTTACAAATTGGGCTGTTTTTAGGATAATTTGTCCCATGCCCCAATACATGTGTTTTGCATTTTTTTCGTCTTCAAAGGGGAGAAAATCAAAAGGTATAATTTTTATTCCTCGTGATGCGATTTTTTTCGGAATTCCCATATGAGATTCTTCAGCAAAAGCATTATAAGGTCTTCCAAATACTATTATGGCAATTTCATCTTTAGATGATTCTATGTTTTTAAGAAGATTTTTTCCTATTTCTTTAATAGCTCCAAAACACCCTTGCTGATGATTTATGGCTTGATTAAAAGCAATTTCAGCTTCCCGCTTCGATACTCCTAACTCGGCAACAGCCATTTTGATCAAAGTTTTTCTTCCGTGTTTCAGCCCTTTTGTGAAATCAATTAAAGGGTTTAAGAATTTTACTCCTTTTGATTTTAAATTTTGTATTGTATCCCTAAATGCAGCATTTAGATAAAAAGTTTCTCCTTGCACAAGTGGGCAGACTTGAGACATATTATGGCCTTTTGATGCAGGCACAGCTCTAAAATGAGGGAGAAATATATATTCAGGGGGATTTTGCATGTTAAGAAGAGAATAAAAAAAACAATGGGCATTTTCTGCAGGATAGCAAAATGATGCATTTTTATAATAGTAACCTTGAGGCGAAGGGGATTCAGGAAGAACAATATCAAAGCCTAATGATGAAAAAAATGCGGAATAAAGGGGATAATAAGTATTAACTAAAAAACTTTTGTTAATTCCAATACGTTTTCTCAAATCTTGAGAATGTTGTGGCTTTTGGAATATCATTTGCTGCC
The genomic region above belongs to Desulfobacterales bacterium and contains:
- a CDS encoding transporter substrate-binding domain-containing protein gives rise to the protein MKKHFAIILFFSIFLLHTQALSEPLHIVTLQYPPYEYEENGEIKGMATELIREVFRRMNQPIKIELLPWARALTMIELGQADAIYTAYKTSERELFADYSNQVLMPQVVSLFVLKDSPITFDGDFSKIQGYIIGTVLKVSYGEQFDEAVKNKVIDRIRVSYSGEENMQKLMDKQIDILVSNKYGAIYILKKIGKLDSVKELSPAVASPSSYIAFSKKRNLTSIRNQFDERLAEMEKDGTYAKIIVNFFKALE
- a CDS encoding FadR family transcriptional regulator, with protein sequence MKTKFDPVEKIKASEQVADMLLKSILQGEIRPGNKLPPERVLATQFSVTRTTLREALKKLEQLKLIVIRQGQGIIVEDFHNASIDLLFYLLKVDGAIDLKILENILEARELFGTDVVRLAAKRADENDIKQMSDLMANLVKATDPATLQQLDFEFFRLLALASKNMVYILLMNTIKVIHDKHLKLFLPLSLELNTSIQQQILEAVRNGDEEKAAKKAGEFLQTGIELLKFFKSTSM
- a CDS encoding radical SAM protein, with product MIENQNINYKTVSNENLRVLKIQRTCVHDGPGIRTVIFFAGCKLRCLWCQNPESISFQSDITHNPNYSVDGIMQIIMKDKEYYLSSKGGVTLSGGEPLWQHTDSLVSLLKLLKNENIHVSVETACHVPWENIEKIAPYIDLFLVDLKIVGDDNLHMKYTKQDSKLIHNNIKKLIDLNANIQFRMVIVPEYNDTDSNIKAATDFLKSINYNSIELLKYHNMYEVKAKHLGLLQQSLNITNDQSVAAVKRAVELFKSFNIDADCVELSFSKSKPASFTKRVYDIQNEIRESDCHLCLETATLKTKFYKKNGFNKPTHIHRAERLAYLLKNKTIAIYPNELIVGNFTSKRVGSNVWEEYFGIALVSIIHQIDRQTPVSFKCSFKDKLNFYTNIFPFWAKHSLASSVNSSVSDWLLALARLSEMKVGFNNNMAAIAHFIVNHSRILELGTSGIINEIRAKKDENPNEKNDFYNGAIIALKGLEAFAERYADNLLILSKKEKDSNRREELEIMSNICRHVPKYPARTFHEALQSILFLQIALCTESYENAISFGRLDQILYTYFKRDKEGGLITYEKAKELLACFILKIDEVVLVNDGDTYLRIGRLFESLSTVQTVTFGGLDKDGHDGTNDVTYMLLDVCELQPLGVNMAARIHNESPNAYLERIAEVYINGSPMPALFNDGIYVETLRKHYPTSLQNARNYSIVGCVEPVASNDHFANTDCANMNVVLPFLQALKGEKSDLWNYGLSDQSNKIFTKLFNYTFNEGNKFNKRITPLLNNVQKILKRKARSSSYDPPANMDELIERYQLRMNQLASSVLEDHYKIENSLRQKFTTPLASSLFEGCIKSGKDIYEGGASFNSSGIQAVGVTDVADSLFAIDEVVYNKKLYKIDEVIQAIDSNFEGEYNQQIRTELQNVPKFGNDASTETQSWVNKVLQIYVNALNSVKLCPRNGIYTAGYYALNVNIIYGSNTPALPSGRLSGVPLAHSIAPHYGMQMVDLVSALNSVAAVDFIKYAPNGTTITFTVDSALFQGEYGVTNLAGLISAYFKKGGMQFQPNVISKEILLDAYKNPDKHKYLLVRIAGYCAYFNDLSDELKIAIINRTCYC
- the pstA gene encoding phosphate ABC transporter permease PstA — protein: MSNNIIPNNPFYEKKRKIIQGFLFFLFRAAAFINGLVLAIIVFFMLKNGWKAINWTFLTQPPMDSMTKGGILPCIIGTLCLSLGAMFFAFPIGVASAIYLNEYAKPSKVIRLIRLGINNLAGVPSVVFGLFGLAFFVTYLKIGVSILSGALTLGAMSLPIIIGSTEEALKSVPNTYREASLGLGATKWQTIYKVVLPAALPGILTGAILGVSRVAGETAPIMFTAAVFYTPDLPSSIFDEIMALPYHIYVLATAGTEIEKTRHLQYGTALVLIALVLGMNLVAIIYRARLRKQRQL
- a CDS encoding phosphate ABC transporter ATP-binding protein, which codes for MGQNVKDNESEPEKPLKMFSKNLNFYYGKIQALYDITLEFKQNDVTALIGPSGCGKSTFLRCLNRMNDLIPIAKVEGCVRLDNSDIYRSSVDVVALRRRIGMVFQKPNPFPKSIFENVAYGLKVNGIKDKKYVSHRVEESLVQSALWDEVKDRLHESALGLSGGQQQRLCIARALAVKPEVILMDEPASALDPIATQKIEDLIHQLKQEYTIIIVTHNMQQAARVSDVTAFFYMGKLIESGETDSIFTRPKLKQTEDYITGRFG